TCGGTAATGCCTCCATAAAtgtaaaatttgtttaattttagcCAAATGTGAAACTGAAAACAttgaaaatttgtttaattaaccATAATATCTGTTTTTCTTGTACAAACTGTAGAGGGCAGTAGGTTTAGCTTTCTAGAGGTGGATCATGATCGTCGTGTTCTATACACGGAAACACTGGAGCTGCAAGAGCACCACCAAGTTGGTAACATGATTCCGTCGGAGGATAGTATCGCAGCCCGAATAACCTCACCAGTCACAAACACATATATTGACACCGATAAAATAGAATTTACTAGGTAATTCTAATTTATTAAAgaagattttaaaatttgttttggtatttatatttgtcctcaaaCTTAACTAGAAAATAAGGAAAAAAACGAATTAGGCCCTCCATGGACCCACGGCAGACAGCAGTGCAGcacctaccagatcagcacagacgatcccctactctttgcgaatagtgtaccaagtatACTATcttgcctaaagctctgtctacactatcaaactagtttggcaaaaaaagtatgatgtgcccaaatatggtagtgatatgcccaaatatggtaataatatgacatcatcatgtccatatatgggcacatcatatttttttgtcacaaagtttgatagtgtagacaaggcttatggatacagttattttatttttatttttatttattcaatttctgccatatacataacaaagaagacaaaacaattataaaaggaggcacggaaacaccaaacaggtgctaaacacctatgctagttggtcaacccagaacagagaaaaataaataaattacgttctacaataaaagcatcgacaagaaagcgacactacacacattttcaatatcaaaattatttaaaaaataaatattgagataattaagtaatttggttttaaaagaactaacagaaatatttaagttgcgGATTTTACTGGGTAAGTTATTCCAAATTCTGGTAACACTTGGGATATATGATTGAAAAGAAGATTCAGTTCTGCAGCGacgaatatcaaaaagagtaccAACAGAAGAAGAGCTACGAGTAACACGTTGTGGATTACGAATatgtcaatattattattattatgtcaaaTATTATGTCAAATTTCGCAGATTCTAGTGTTTTgagaataatatttatttttttttttaaatagaaataaaagtggAATTTGGGGATGGAGACATGATAAAGTTGAAAGTGTGAATAGTTTTGAGTGTAAAGTGTTCAGTGCTGGCAATGTGCAATTAGTCACCAAAACAAGAACAGAACACCTAACAGAAGCTGACAAGGAGAGGAACAAAGGTAGTACAGCTATCAACAAGCTTCTTTTAGATCATAGTaatcataaaaaaattaatgctctgtctacactatcaaactagtttgacaaaaaaaatgtgccatatatgatagtgatatgcacaaatatgatagtgatatgacatcatgtccatatatgggcacatcacattttttttgtcaaactagtttgatagtgcagatagAGCTTAGGGGTTGTTGACAATAATTTATATGGCAAGTAACAAACATTGTACTGATAGATTAATTACATTAAACAGAGTTGGAGACAAATTCTATGGTTAGTGACGTAATATTTTCAATGGCTGCTGGtgacaacaaaaaaagaataatagGTAACAAGTATTTGCAACAAAAAGTTGTGCTTGATATTGGACTATTCAACTATTATTGTTATTGGTAtgaataatatgtatttttttcttgaCAATTTAGCTGAGACGGCCAGTATACCTTTTGCATCACCTCTGCAATCATTACTTGGAACAGCAGAGCAACAACAAGAGGAGATCATTGGAGAATCAGTAAGAACTGtgttaaatgtttattattgtgTATTTAGATTTAGAGCATTACTGGCTTATTGTCCCATCTGAAGGACGAGGAATGAAAGCAAAGCATTTTGCTTAAGGACACAAACAAGATGACATGTTGTGAATTTCAATCGgatttcttattattataaataaaaataaatgagtgtgaaattaaaattgaatatttttgtttctttatccTATTCAGCCAGAAGTGTCACAGGTTATCAACCCATCTAATCCATCGGATATTCGACCGGAAGACTACTTCAATCCGGACTACGACATAACCGGCCGCGACATCGGTCGACCTAAAGAGATGACGTCCAAAGTACAGAAATTTAAAGCGACACTGTGGTTAAGTGAAGAGCACCCTCTATCAATGCAGGAACAGGTGCTTCCGATTATTGACCTCATGGCTATTAGTAACGCACATTTTGCAAAACTACGAGATTTTATCACTCTACAACTACCATCAGGGTTTCCAGTGAAAATCGGTACGAGTCTTCATCTGAACTTAGTAATACTTTACTTTTAcgaataataaaagaaatatatctTAATAGCTATTTGTGTAGGTGCTGTCTATTACCCAAATTTGTGTGTATAGAAATATTTTAGTTgtactgggcgacctcttcagtcaacgACTGCTCTCCCAGAAGGCCCAGCTATGaccagtggctgtgatgtactagtacaccagggtaacacCTGTtagtctcgaaagatgtactaggttctttaaagggCACATTAGCTAGATGCGTACACTGACCGACGATTTATAgtctttatccgagaagactcattctaccacaagaaccatggagcgagtcgAACTcttgctgatgttatggctacgtaattacggttccactgtcttaaccattcaaaatagtttgacaaaaaagagaccaaatatggtagtgatatgacatcacgtcatataaagttttatagtgtagatagagctttacacaaaaaaaattaattattttgatgtttttcattttatagaAATACCACTTTTTCATATTCTAAATGCAAGAATAACTTTCGGCAACCTTTACGCTTTAAAAGAACCAGTAGAAGGCGTTCTTGCTGTGAACGACAGCAAAGATACCGAGGATGGAACCGAGGTGGATGAAGTTACTGGTGCTAATAAAAAGTGTGTCGTCGATGCGAGTGTATTTGAAGCGCCACCAGGGTATAGTAAGATTAGGACGGACCAAGTTAGATATGAAGATGATGAGATGTTGCAATTTGCTATACAGCAGAGCCTGCTAGAACAGGAGAATGGCGGCGGCGGTGGCGGTGGTGGCAATAATGTGAGTCATCTTTTTGTACATTCAAACTTTTCCAGTATGCTGcaacttaaagatatattgtcccccgaaaaaataattttttaaattttgtttgttgaatatgccattttaatgtcccaTAATCGTgattcactttgacaaaaaattgggtcggcaaaaaaattatttacctgaaaaaactgaatttaaataaaaaaatagtcaaattgtctgtcagacttTTTATAAacgaaatcatttttttcatttttgtttctattgaattgaataactttatttgactgcaaaatggcctattaaaagtctgattttccAGGATTTTGGTTgagaatacatttttaatttattttaaattttgtgttttttagtcgcgtggaagcgactctatagttcactatgtcggtcggtcggtctgtctgtcggtcggtccggtatcactatgcgttttatcgctttatgaccttatcttgatatcagtttaatctagctaagtcaatttttcacagaatattccttatggccaggaatcgatgtggttatgttttcacggtgcgcaataaaaaattacgcggtctacgcacgatttaacgaaatcacgtttgtaatcatatcttaacaaccatgaatcacaattaaataaaatttggtactcataaatttcagggcataaatcatcatatggcaatacaattacgtgcgtagcgcatgtaacgcatgcgtacgcgcgcttaaaattttcaaaatttattttcgatgaaataagagtacgtttcaggcaattttaagcattTACAAAactgccatgagtgcgcagatttttgcgcggcgcactgcgcgttaaatgttattgcgcactctttttgcccgatttctgttttcttgacttacttttcaactcgaaattacgttatacgagcacgtcaaaagtgacaggctacgcacgtgtaaattaaaaaaatataaatgtttttaaacatttcaacatttttaaacatgttcagtaatttcggtcagtatagttcactatgtcggtcggtctgtctgtcagtctgtctgtctgtcggtctgtttgtctgtcggtccggtatcactatgcattgtagcacgcgacttaatggctgttggccttgttttctcTCTCCTCAGTTGAATTCATGGAATCAAGCTGAAATGTTAAATGAACGcgttgtaattggtcaaagtGCAGAAGATGAAATCTTACAGAGGTATGACATCATAAAAATACAGAGTTGTTAAATATTGttcataaaaaaatagtttgagatgaaaataaactattcagcattagaaaagaaaaacaattttctgTCTacttacactatcaaactttatttaacaaaatatgtgatgtgcccatatatggacatgatgatgtcatttcactatcaaccatatttaagcatattactaccatatttgggcatatcacaattTTGtcttcaaactagtttgatagtatgaACTGAGTTTTAGGGTTATAAtgaatgtattttgttttgtggCAGTCATTGTTTTGTCAGTGTTGGCTATCAATGATTTTAGTTTCATTATTAAGGTGAATAATCCATGAAGCATACAAAAAAGGTggggaaaaaaaatgtgttatttaaaattattttttaaatcattatctTTGAATCTATCACCTGTCTTTCTGCAGAGTGATCCAAGAGAGCCTTAGAGAATCACGACcaaataatttgaaaacaaacacaggagagaaaGCTGTGCAGGTAGAGAGGCCAAGTCCTGTGATGGATGAACAGATGTTACTAGCCCTACAGATGTCGCAGGAAGAGCTAGACGCACAGGAACGGCAACGCAAAGAGGAGGAGGATGAGTTACAGAGGATTATAGCACTCTCATTGACGGAAAAGTAAAAGTGGGTTTGTTTGAAAGGTAGGCATTGTTTGAGTTCAAGAACAAGGTGCTTTACTTTTAAGAGAGGGCGTCTTCAAGTCAGCTGTACTGCAGTAGTACTGCAGTAGTACAGCTTTTAAAGATACTCtcataaaacaaatatacaaactGTTTTTGGTTCGTCCTTTGGATAGAATCTAACGCCATTTGTTCTACACATGATCGGAACTTTTACactggaaaaaaaatggattcCTGGTGTGCCCGTAGCAGGCCTATTCCAATTTCTATGTTTTCTACCtaaaaactattaaatataaataaaattgtatatgcTACGCATGAGACATTCAATTTCCGTCcataaaattaaagatttacaattaaaatcaatatttttgtgtttatcTAGGTTACATTAATGGAACATTATCTAATTTTATGTGTACA
This is a stretch of genomic DNA from Antedon mediterranea chromosome 3, ecAntMedi1.1, whole genome shotgun sequence. It encodes these proteins:
- the LOC140045365 gene encoding ankyrin repeat domain-containing protein 13D-like, with amino-acid sequence MSQKATNEDLYPYHWLVWHNDVQALRRKLTELDDITLQDVLASKDPRGRTPLHLAVSLGHLESTKLLLRHGGLVNDVNQDGWTALQEAVTSGDPEIVQSVLQYRDHQRATSRIGGIPQLLKKLNSAPDFYIEMKWEFTSWVPLMSRICPSDTYKVWKSGPNVRIDTTLIGFDNMNWIRGSRSFIFKNDEGSRFSFLEVDHDRRVLYTETLELQEHHQVGNMIPSEDSIAARITSPVTNTYIDTDKIEFTRNKSGIWGWRHDKVESVNSFECKVFSAGNVQLVTKTRTEHLTEADKERNKAETASIPFASPLQSLLGTAEQQQEEIIGESPEVSQVINPSNPSDIRPEDYFNPDYDITGRDIGRPKEMTSKVQKFKATLWLSEEHPLSMQEQVLPIIDLMAISNAHFAKLRDFITLQLPSGFPVKIEIPLFHILNARITFGNLYALKEPVEGVLAVNDSKDTEDGTEVDEVTGANKKCVVDASVFEAPPGYSKIRTDQVRYEDDEMLQFAIQQSLLEQENGGGGGGGGNNLNSWNQAEMLNERVVIGQSAEDEILQRVIQESLRESRPNNLKTNTGEKAVQVERPSPVMDEQMLLALQMSQEELDAQERQRKEEEDELQRIIALSLTEK